A single Acidobacteriaceae bacterium DNA region contains:
- a CDS encoding YncE family protein, producing MRFLLAAAALCLCPLAAAQTSTHILDVSPIPTDGHPSQAIFTPDGQYILVTVTHEHRLGSGIEVFHIDGDRIKRIAYNPLGAEPAGGILLIPNSRTVAVGFFDAGVAFLPLDSVLQGNAAAHIIPQGDHAGSGDLAVTPDGQTLFVANEFLRGGSVGVISLRRDPKGQLAPVGIGEISTQLVTPGIAISPDGTRLYATNELLPEHQPERLPGHANPDLQHGNCVQDDINHPMQNGGLSVIDTAKAAAPTKDFSPQQERHATLAVINAGCSPMHEAVSSDGRTVYLTAQGDNKVLVFNTAALEHDPEHALVRTIDTSGEAPVGLALFDHDRKLLVANSNRFTDGPGNAAVIDLTIDPDKQPVIQTIKTGDFPRSITASPDGRTLLLTVYLADKVLLLTMK from the coding sequence ATGCGCTTTCTGCTCGCCGCGGCCGCACTCTGCCTCTGCCCGCTCGCGGCCGCGCAAACCTCAACCCACATCCTTGACGTAAGCCCTATCCCGACCGATGGCCATCCATCCCAGGCCATCTTTACCCCTGACGGCCAGTACATCCTCGTCACCGTCACGCACGAGCACCGCCTCGGCTCCGGCATCGAGGTCTTTCACATCGACGGCGACAGGATCAAGCGCATCGCCTATAACCCCCTCGGCGCCGAACCCGCCGGCGGCATCCTGCTCATCCCCAACAGCCGCACCGTCGCCGTCGGTTTCTTCGACGCCGGCGTCGCCTTCCTCCCGCTCGATTCCGTGCTCCAGGGCAACGCCGCCGCGCACATCATCCCGCAGGGCGACCATGCCGGCTCCGGTGATCTCGCCGTCACCCCTGACGGCCAAACGCTCTTCGTCGCCAATGAGTTCCTCCGCGGTGGCAGCGTCGGCGTCATCTCCCTGCGCCGCGACCCCAAAGGCCAGCTCGCGCCCGTCGGCATCGGCGAAATCTCGACCCAGCTCGTCACTCCCGGCATCGCCATCTCACCCGACGGCACACGCCTCTACGCCACCAACGAGCTCCTCCCCGAACACCAGCCCGAGCGACTCCCCGGCCACGCCAACCCAGACCTCCAGCACGGCAACTGCGTGCAGGACGACATCAATCACCCCATGCAGAACGGTGGTCTCTCGGTCATCGACACTGCCAAGGCCGCCGCGCCCACCAAAGACTTCAGCCCGCAGCAGGAGCGCCACGCTACCCTGGCCGTCATCAACGCCGGCTGCTCTCCCATGCACGAGGCCGTCTCCTCCGACGGCCGCACCGTCTACCTCACCGCGCAGGGCGACAACAAGGTGCTCGTCTTCAATACCGCCGCGCTCGAGCATGACCCGGAGCACGCCCTCGTCCGCACCATCGACACCAGCGGCGAAGCCCCCGTCGGTCTCGCCCTCTTCGATCACGACCGCAAGCTTCTGGTCGCCAACTCCAACCGCTTCACCGACGGCCCCGGCAACGCCGCCGTCATCGACCTCACCATCGACCCGGACAAACAGCCGGTCATCCAGACCATCAAAACCGGCGACTTCCCACGCAGCATCACCGCCTCACCCGACGGCCGCACCCTTCTCCTCACCGTCTACCTCGCCGACAAAGTGCTGCTCCTCACCATGAAGTGA
- a CDS encoding alpha/beta hydrolase, protein MKVTALGIVLSLQLAGAGLIHAQTVLPLWPHGTPEPPQTTEPEKDVTTDQDALINGHRTARLTNVTEPTLTVFLPQHSMGVTSAAVVFPGGGYRRLAWDGEGIDVCHWLNSIGMACVLVKYRVPETGHYPENPADLEDAQQAMRMARAHAAEWHINPARIGVIGFSAGGHLAVALSNHFDDKSVESTPAAKDVDTSISARPEFAILGYPAYLSAGPNGTQLDQNLTPNSRTPPTFMVQAENDRTYIDSSLVYYRALKDAGIPAELHLYATGGHGFGVRPVGFPEEHWTHTATDWLRRIGMLQGRNGEFAQTQGPATPQPCPAHQLAIGRPAPAPTTPAGAPENPNCL, encoded by the coding sequence ATGAAGGTCACGGCCCTTGGGATTGTGTTGTCTCTGCAACTTGCCGGCGCTGGCTTGATTCACGCGCAAACCGTCCTCCCGCTATGGCCGCATGGCACGCCGGAACCTCCGCAGACGACGGAGCCGGAGAAGGATGTGACGACCGATCAGGACGCCCTGATCAACGGACACCGTACAGCACGTTTGACGAATGTTACGGAGCCTACGTTGACAGTTTTCCTTCCGCAACATTCGATGGGAGTTACGTCTGCAGCCGTTGTGTTTCCGGGCGGAGGGTACCGTCGGCTGGCGTGGGACGGCGAAGGAATTGACGTCTGCCACTGGCTGAACTCGATTGGCATGGCGTGCGTGCTGGTGAAGTATCGGGTGCCGGAGACGGGGCATTATCCGGAGAATCCAGCGGACCTTGAAGACGCGCAGCAGGCGATGCGGATGGCGCGTGCGCATGCAGCGGAGTGGCACATCAATCCGGCGAGGATCGGAGTGATCGGGTTCTCGGCAGGCGGGCATCTCGCTGTGGCGCTGTCGAATCACTTCGACGATAAGAGTGTGGAAAGCACGCCCGCGGCGAAGGATGTCGATACGAGCATCAGCGCGCGCCCGGAGTTTGCGATCCTCGGCTATCCGGCGTATCTGTCGGCCGGGCCGAATGGGACACAGCTTGATCAAAACCTGACTCCGAATTCCAGGACGCCGCCGACGTTCATGGTGCAGGCGGAGAATGACAGGACGTACATCGACAGCTCGCTGGTGTACTACCGCGCGTTGAAGGATGCAGGTATTCCGGCGGAGCTGCATCTGTACGCAACGGGCGGACATGGCTTTGGCGTGCGCCCGGTGGGTTTCCCCGAGGAGCACTGGACGCACACGGCAACCGATTGGCTGCGACGCATCGGAATGCTGCAGGGACGAAACGGGGAATTTGCGCAGACGCAGGGACCGGCGACGCCTCAACCCTGCCCTGCGCATCAGCTGGCGATTGGAAGACCTGCGCCCGCGCCGACAACTCCCGCCGGCGCGCCTGAAAATCCGAACTGCCTGTAA
- the pgm gene encoding phosphoglucomutase (alpha-D-glucose-1,6-bisphosphate-dependent) — protein MNATAADTELNTPGHLASPDRLVNVPRLITAFYARHPDVANPSERVSFGTSGHRGSSLTTSFNYAHILAITQAICEYRAKEKTTGPLFLAQDTHALSEPAFSTALEVLSANGVQVLIDRDLGYTPTPALSHAILKHNADPKSPRADGIVITPSHNPPEDGGFKYNPPSGGPADTTATKWIENRANELIAAKLQGVKRLAYHRAVSAETTMKFDFIGSYVDELPSVVDMEAIRTSGLKLAVDPLGGAGVHYWPRIAEQYKLPLEVLNKYVDPTFRFMTLDWDGRIRMDCSSPFAMASMIAKKDKYDVAWACDTDHDRHGIVTRSSGLLNPNHYLAVCIQYLFMHRPEWSEKVGIGKTLVSSSMIDRVAKGLGRKMLEVPVGFKWFVDGLLDGTLGFVGEESAGASFLRRDGSVWSTDKDGLICGLLAAEMTATTGKDPGVLYGQLTARYGAPVYQRIDAAATKDEKAKLAKLSASQVTAKTLAGDPITAILTEAPGNGAAIGGLKVATAEGWFAARPSGTEDVYKIYAESFKGEEHLKRIQEEAKALVSAALKG, from the coding sequence ATGAACGCGACTGCCGCTGATACTGAATTGAATACGCCGGGGCATCTTGCCTCACCTGATCGGCTGGTGAATGTTCCACGGCTGATTACGGCGTTCTATGCGCGGCATCCGGATGTGGCGAACCCTTCGGAGCGGGTGAGCTTCGGGACGAGCGGGCACCGCGGATCGTCGCTGACGACGAGCTTCAACTACGCGCATATTCTGGCGATCACGCAGGCGATCTGCGAGTATCGCGCGAAAGAGAAGACGACGGGACCGCTGTTTCTGGCGCAGGATACGCATGCGCTGAGCGAGCCGGCGTTCTCGACCGCGCTCGAGGTGCTGTCGGCGAATGGCGTGCAGGTGCTGATTGATAGAGACCTGGGCTATACGCCTACACCTGCGTTGTCGCACGCGATTTTGAAACACAATGCAGATCCTAAGTCGCCGCGCGCCGATGGCATTGTGATTACGCCATCGCACAATCCGCCGGAGGATGGCGGCTTCAAGTACAACCCGCCGAGCGGCGGCCCGGCGGACACGACGGCGACGAAGTGGATTGAGAATCGCGCGAATGAGCTGATTGCGGCGAAGCTGCAGGGCGTGAAGCGGCTGGCGTATCACCGTGCGGTTTCGGCCGAGACGACGATGAAGTTCGATTTCATCGGGTCATACGTGGATGAGTTGCCGAGCGTGGTGGACATGGAGGCGATTCGCACGAGTGGGCTGAAGCTGGCGGTGGATCCGCTGGGCGGCGCGGGCGTGCACTACTGGCCGCGGATTGCGGAGCAGTACAAACTGCCGCTCGAGGTGCTGAATAAGTATGTCGATCCGACGTTCCGGTTCATGACGCTGGATTGGGATGGGCGCATTCGCATGGACTGCAGCTCGCCGTTTGCGATGGCGTCGATGATTGCGAAGAAGGACAAGTATGACGTGGCGTGGGCGTGCGACACGGACCATGATCGGCACGGCATTGTGACGAGGAGTTCGGGGCTGCTGAATCCGAATCATTATCTGGCGGTGTGCATTCAGTATTTGTTTATGCATCGGCCGGAGTGGAGCGAGAAGGTGGGGATTGGCAAGACGCTGGTGTCGTCGAGCATGATTGACCGCGTAGCGAAGGGGCTGGGGCGGAAGATGCTCGAGGTGCCGGTGGGCTTCAAGTGGTTCGTGGATGGATTGCTGGATGGCACACTGGGGTTTGTCGGCGAGGAGTCGGCGGGCGCGAGCTTCCTGCGGCGTGATGGGAGTGTGTGGTCGACGGATAAGGATGGGCTGATCTGCGGATTGCTTGCGGCGGAGATGACGGCGACGACGGGCAAGGATCCGGGTGTGCTGTATGGGCAGTTGACGGCGAGATATGGCGCGCCCGTGTATCAGCGGATCGACGCAGCGGCCACGAAGGACGAGAAGGCAAAGCTTGCGAAGCTCTCAGCCTCGCAAGTGACGGCGAAGACGCTGGCGGGCGATCCGATTACGGCGATCCTGACGGAGGCGCCGGGGAATGGGGCGGCGATCGGCGGCCTGAAGGTGGCGACGGCTGAAGGATGGTTTGCGGCGCGGCCGAGCGGCACGGAGGATGTGTACAAGATTTATGCGGAGAGCTTCAAGGGCGAGGAGCATCTGAAGCGGATTCAGGAAGAGGCGAAGGCGCTGGTGAGCGCGGCGTTGAAGGGGTAG
- a CDS encoding cation:dicarboxylase symporter family transporter, which translates to MSKDPGSTGSLAARPPRGRRAALRETTALIAGIVCYCAGIILAALHGPHTAALVLRCLGVLALLVFATLRRSLSVWMFVAMVAGAELGFDAPKFAVQLRVLSDIFLRLIQCVVAPLIFAMLVVGIASHGDLKSVGRMGIKSIVYFELVTTVALFIGLLAINISKAGVGLAFTPGSIAPQATPPPTHWNDFLIHIFPENFAKSVAEGQILQVAVFSILFAIALALVQESKRAPMLRFCESLAEVMFRFTNIVMYFAPLGVAGAMAFTVGGLGLGVLVNVGKLVLTLFVALTVFGFGVLLPVALLFRIPVMGFLRAVAEPATIAFATGASQAALPSAMEQMEAFGVPRRIVAFVIPAGYSFNLDGTTLYLAVTSIFIAQAGGIHMSIAQQLIMMLTLMLTSKGVAGVPRSMFVILLGTVSTFHLPVEPLFVLLGVDTIMDMARTTVNVVGNCLASVVVARSEHTFRTEQPSPAALEAAIDA; encoded by the coding sequence ATGTCCAAAGACCCCGGCTCAACTGGCTCACTGGCCGCACGTCCGCCTCGCGGCCGGCGCGCCGCTCTCCGCGAAACCACTGCGCTCATCGCGGGTATCGTCTGCTATTGCGCCGGCATTATCCTCGCCGCGCTGCACGGACCGCATACCGCCGCGCTCGTCCTTCGCTGCCTCGGAGTTCTCGCGCTGCTGGTCTTCGCCACACTGCGCCGCAGCCTCTCCGTCTGGATGTTTGTCGCGATGGTGGCGGGAGCCGAGCTCGGCTTCGACGCGCCCAAATTCGCCGTTCAACTGCGCGTCCTCTCCGACATCTTCCTGCGCCTGATTCAATGCGTTGTCGCTCCGCTCATCTTCGCCATGCTGGTCGTCGGCATCGCCAGCCACGGCGATCTCAAGAGCGTCGGCCGCATGGGCATCAAGTCCATCGTTTACTTCGAACTTGTCACGACCGTCGCGCTCTTCATAGGCCTGCTTGCGATCAACATCAGCAAGGCCGGCGTAGGGCTGGCATTCACTCCCGGCAGCATCGCGCCGCAGGCTACCCCTCCGCCCACGCACTGGAACGACTTCCTCATCCACATCTTTCCGGAAAACTTCGCCAAGAGCGTCGCCGAAGGCCAGATCCTGCAGGTCGCCGTCTTCTCCATTCTCTTTGCCATCGCGCTTGCGCTGGTGCAGGAGTCCAAACGCGCGCCCATGCTGCGCTTCTGCGAAAGCCTCGCCGAGGTGATGTTCCGCTTCACCAACATCGTCATGTATTTCGCGCCGCTCGGTGTCGCGGGCGCGATGGCCTTCACGGTCGGCGGCCTCGGCCTCGGTGTGCTCGTCAATGTCGGCAAGCTTGTGCTGACGCTGTTCGTCGCGCTCACGGTCTTTGGCTTCGGCGTCTTGTTGCCGGTCGCTCTGCTCTTCCGCATCCCCGTCATGGGATTCCTGCGCGCCGTCGCCGAGCCCGCAACCATCGCCTTCGCCACAGGCGCCAGTCAGGCAGCCCTGCCCAGCGCCATGGAGCAGATGGAGGCCTTCGGTGTTCCTCGCCGCATCGTGGCCTTTGTCATTCCGGCGGGCTACAGCTTCAACCTCGACGGCACAACGCTCTATCTCGCCGTAACCTCAATCTTCATCGCGCAGGCCGGCGGCATTCACATGTCCATCGCGCAGCAACTCATCATGATGCTCACGCTCATGCTGACGAGCAAAGGCGTCGCCGGCGTTCCGCGTTCCATGTTCGTCATCCTGCTCGGCACGGTGTCGACCTTCCATCTTCCCGTCGAACCACTCTTCGTTCTTCTCGGAGTCGACACGATCATGGATATGGCGCGCACCACCGTGAACGTCGTCGGCAACTGCCTCGCCAGCGTAGTTGTGGCGAGATCAGAGCACACCTTCCGCACCGAGCAGCCCAGCCCGGCCGCGCTGGAAGCTGCGATCGACGCCTGA
- the dxs gene encoding 1-deoxy-D-xylulose-5-phosphate synthase, which produces MSEYLSRIKSPADVKRLGLIELERLAEEIRERLITGVAKTGGHIGPNLGVVELTIAMHYVFDTPRDSFVFDVSHQSYVHKLLTGRESRFDTIRQPGGLNGFMLRTESEHDCFGAGHAGTALSAALGMAVARDMAGGHEHIVALAGDAAFTNGISFEALNNIAAQTKRMIIVLNDNEWSIDKNVGAIAEYLHKVATSATWINLHDRATGLVEKIGGKAARHIVRKAEEAAKGIVGRGMIFEEFGLDYFGPIDGHNLPLLIETFRVLKQLDRPVILHAITQKGRGFQPALEKQKKFHGLGPYDPETGETKPTGQKTYSEVFAESLTKLADSNDKVVAITAAMPNGTALDLFRPHHPNRYFDVGIAEEHAVLFAAGMATKGFSPFCAIYSTFLQRAFDQVVHDVALQELPVVFCMDRGGLSGDDGPTHHGLFDISYLRGIPNIIHMDPKDEDELQDMMFTALQHNGPSAIRYPRGVGPGTQVKAQPQALEIGRAEVLRDGSDVAIFSLGGMLPEAERLAAMLRNEGQSVAVINARFAKPLDHECVARYAKRCPLLVTFEDHVLAGGFGSAVLESLAEQGIDTPVVRIGWPDQFIEHGKVESLRAKYGLTAEAALERVRPHLRHAVGV; this is translated from the coding sequence ATGAGCGAGTACCTGAGCAGGATCAAGTCCCCGGCAGATGTTAAACGGCTTGGATTAATAGAGTTAGAACGCCTCGCCGAAGAGATCCGCGAACGCCTCATCACCGGCGTCGCCAAGACGGGCGGGCATATCGGGCCGAACCTCGGCGTGGTCGAGCTGACCATCGCCATGCACTACGTGTTCGACACCCCCCGCGACAGCTTCGTCTTCGACGTCTCGCACCAGAGCTACGTCCACAAGCTGCTCACCGGCCGCGAATCCCGCTTCGACACCATCCGCCAGCCCGGCGGCCTCAACGGCTTCATGCTCCGCACCGAGAGTGAGCACGACTGCTTCGGCGCCGGTCACGCAGGCACCGCGCTCTCCGCCGCTCTCGGCATGGCCGTCGCGCGTGACATGGCCGGCGGCCACGAACACATCGTCGCGCTCGCCGGCGACGCCGCCTTCACCAACGGCATCAGCTTCGAGGCGCTCAACAACATCGCTGCTCAAACGAAGCGCATGATCATCGTGCTCAACGACAACGAGTGGTCCATCGACAAGAACGTCGGTGCCATCGCCGAGTACCTGCACAAGGTCGCCACCAGCGCCACCTGGATCAACCTGCACGACCGCGCCACCGGCCTCGTCGAAAAGATCGGCGGCAAGGCCGCTCGCCACATCGTGCGCAAGGCAGAAGAAGCCGCCAAGGGCATCGTCGGCCGCGGCATGATCTTCGAAGAGTTCGGCCTCGACTACTTCGGCCCCATCGACGGCCACAATCTTCCGCTGCTCATCGAAACGTTCCGCGTGCTCAAGCAGCTCGATCGCCCCGTCATCCTGCACGCCATCACGCAGAAGGGCCGCGGCTTCCAACCCGCGCTCGAAAAGCAGAAGAAGTTCCACGGCCTCGGCCCCTACGATCCAGAGACCGGCGAAACCAAACCCACCGGCCAGAAGACCTACTCCGAAGTCTTCGCCGAGAGCCTCACCAAGCTCGCCGACTCGAACGACAAGGTCGTCGCCATCACTGCGGCCATGCCCAACGGCACCGCACTCGATCTCTTCCGCCCGCACCACCCCAATCGCTACTTCGATGTCGGCATCGCCGAGGAGCACGCCGTGCTCTTCGCCGCTGGCATGGCCACCAAAGGCTTCAGCCCGTTCTGCGCCATCTACTCCACGTTCCTGCAACGCGCCTTCGATCAGGTCGTCCACGACGTCGCCCTGCAGGAGCTCCCTGTCGTCTTCTGCATGGACCGCGGCGGCCTCTCCGGCGACGACGGCCCCACGCACCACGGCCTCTTCGACATCAGCTATCTGCGCGGCATCCCCAACATCATCCACATGGACCCCAAAGACGAAGACGAGCTGCAGGACATGATGTTCACCGCGCTGCAGCACAACGGCCCTAGCGCCATCCGCTACCCGCGCGGCGTCGGGCCCGGCACTCAAGTGAAAGCCCAGCCGCAAGCCCTCGAGATCGGCAGAGCTGAAGTCCTCCGCGACGGTTCGGACGTCGCCATCTTCTCGCTTGGCGGCATGCTTCCCGAAGCCGAGCGCCTCGCCGCAATGCTCCGCAACGAAGGCCAGAGCGTCGCCGTCATCAACGCGCGCTTCGCCAAGCCGCTCGATCACGAATGCGTCGCGCGCTACGCAAAACGCTGCCCCCTGCTCGTCACCTTCGAGGACCACGTCCTCGCTGGCGGCTTCGGCTCCGCCGTGCTCGAGTCGCTCGCAGAGCAGGGAATTGACACACCTGTCGTTCGTATCGGCTGGCCCGACCAGTTCATCGAGCACGGCAAGGTCGAATCCCTCCGCGCGAAGTACGGCCTCACCGCCGAGGCTGCCCTCGAGCGCGTCCGCCCGCATCTCCGCCACGCAGTGGGCGTCTGA
- a CDS encoding TonB family protein, which translates to MAPNRRSALLSIGVHAGVAGVLALMAHVHGPLLAPKHMPGTAQGTVLMFNYQLLGAPPGSASAAPRVQAKGPALPAPAKSLTHKAKQLTQAATNEAPGNAADGSEGDGNISIALVQFHPRPTPDLSTLAPGTSGDVVLDALIDAQGKVTNLSVSKSLGPDVDQQVMATVRTWTFTPATRNGTPIASEQELLFHYERRGTAA; encoded by the coding sequence ATGGCGCCAAATCGCCGGAGTGCGCTGCTGTCGATTGGCGTGCATGCGGGTGTCGCCGGCGTGCTGGCCCTGATGGCGCATGTGCATGGGCCGTTGCTGGCTCCGAAACATATGCCGGGGACGGCGCAGGGCACGGTGCTGATGTTCAACTATCAGCTGCTGGGAGCGCCGCCCGGGTCGGCGAGCGCGGCTCCGCGCGTGCAGGCAAAGGGGCCGGCTCTGCCTGCGCCGGCGAAGAGCCTGACCCACAAGGCGAAGCAGTTGACGCAGGCGGCGACGAATGAGGCGCCGGGGAATGCGGCGGACGGATCAGAGGGTGACGGCAATATCAGCATCGCGCTGGTGCAGTTTCATCCAAGGCCGACGCCGGATCTGTCGACGCTGGCGCCGGGGACGAGCGGCGATGTGGTGCTTGATGCGCTGATCGATGCGCAGGGGAAGGTTACGAACTTGTCGGTGAGTAAGAGCCTTGGGCCGGATGTGGATCAGCAGGTGATGGCGACCGTGCGGACGTGGACGTTTACGCCGGCGACGCGGAATGGGACGCCGATCGCGAGCGAGCAGGAGCTGCTGTTTCATTACGAGCGGCGTGGGACTGCGGCGTAG
- a CDS encoding SRPBCC domain-containing protein, which yields MAEQPPLEFVFYIAAPAEKVWEGFTSAESNRVLFMGATLEAELKPGGSMNWVGTGPDGKHVTFVRGEVIKAERPKLLQYTFAMGDFSRASRVTVELTQESEATQVVVTHDRWAEEDKTSAATADGWPRILSRMKTLIETGKTFKPH from the coding sequence ATGGCTGAGCAGCCTCCGCTGGAATTTGTGTTCTACATCGCCGCGCCGGCGGAGAAGGTGTGGGAGGGGTTTACTTCTGCCGAGTCGAACCGTGTGTTGTTTATGGGGGCGACGTTAGAGGCGGAACTGAAGCCCGGTGGGTCGATGAACTGGGTGGGCACGGGGCCGGATGGGAAGCACGTCACGTTTGTTCGCGGTGAGGTGATCAAGGCGGAGCGGCCGAAGCTGCTTCAGTACACGTTTGCAATGGGCGACTTCAGCAGAGCGTCGCGCGTGACGGTGGAGCTGACGCAGGAGAGCGAGGCGACGCAGGTTGTCGTGACGCATGATCGGTGGGCGGAAGAGGACAAGACGTCTGCGGCGACGGCGGATGGATGGCCGCGAATTCTTTCGCGGATGAAGACGCTGATTGAGACGGGGAAGACGTTCAAGCCGCATTGA